A region from the Benincasa hispida cultivar B227 chromosome 12, ASM972705v1, whole genome shotgun sequence genome encodes:
- the LOC120068171 gene encoding sphingosine-1-phosphate lyase isoform X1, with protein MDSSVKSFFVEFRASANAFLSKYEPLALVFVPLLVLLLARLLQSFLDLVYERGLKATFLSFFMATIKLIPGVKRRIDSEKQKVVEKLQSSGNSKRESWRTELPMAGLGTEVIEKMKNEKQNDVVWQGKCSGTVYIGGSESEGHFSLINEACSMFAHTNPLHLDVFQSVVRFEAEVVAMTAALLGSKVEASGGQICGNMTSGGTESILLAVKSTRDYMKAKKGIKKPEMIIPESAHSAYDKAAQYFNIKLWRVRVDKEFKADVKAIRKFINRNTILIVGSAPGFPHGIIDPIVELGKLASSYGICLHVDFCLGGFVLPFARKLGYPIPPCDFSVKGVTSISVDVHKYGLAPKGTSVVLYRNHEIRKHQFVAVSEWSGGLYVSPTIAGSRPGGLIAGAWAAMISLGEEGYLQNTKEIMEVSKRVHRGINEIPELFVVGKPDMTIIAFGSSVIDIFEVNDVMSSKGWHLNALQRPSCIHICVTLQHVSIAVDFLQDLQESVNTVKKNPGPINGGLAPIYGAAERMTDRSMVQELLISYMDGTC; from the exons ATGGATTCTTCTGTCAAGTCGTTTTTTGTGGAATTCAGAGCCTCCGCCAATGCTTTCCTGTCCAAGTACGAGCCACTGGCTCTCGTTTTTGTCCCTCTTTTGGTCCTACTATTGGCTCGGTTGCTTCAGTCATTTCTGGATCTTGTTTACGAAAGAGGACTTAAAGCCACCTTCTTATCGTTCTTCATGGCCACGATTAA GTTAATTCCAGGGGTGAAACGTCGGATCGATTCTGAGAAGCAGAAG GTTGTGGAAAAATTACAATCCAGCGGTAATTCTAAAAGAGAAAGTTGGAGGACGGAGTTGCCAATGGCAGGCCTAGGAACTGAAGTCattgagaaaatgaaaaatgagaaacaaaaCGATGTGGTTTGGCAAGGCAAATGCTCCGGTACAGT CTACATTGGAGGATCTGAATCTGAAGGtcatttttctctcataaatgAGGCGTGTTCAAT gttTGCACATACAAATCCTTTGCATTTGGATGTATTTCAAAGTGTGGTGCGGTTTGAAGCTGAAGTAGTGGCCATGACTGCTGCTCTTCTTGGCAGTAAAGTGGAGGCTTCTGGAGGGCAAATCTGTGGAAACATGACATCCGGAGGAACCGAAAGCATACTATTGGCTGTGAAATCAACTCGTGACTATATGAAAGCCAAGAAGGGAATTAAAAAACCTGAAAT GATAATACCTGAGTCTGCACATTCAGCATATGATAAGGCTGCTCAATATTTTAATATCAAGCTGTGGCGTGTCCGCGTAGACAAAGAATTCAAAGCAGATGTCAAAGCTATTCGAAAATTTATCAACAGGAATACTATCTTG ATTGTTGGATCGGCACCTGGGTTTCCTCATGGAATCATTGATCCGATTGTT GAACTTGGGAAATTAGCTTCTAGCTATGGTATTTGTCTGCATGTTGACTTTTGTCTTGGCGGCTTTGTGTTGCCGTTTGCGCGTAAGCTTGG GTACCCAATTCCACCTTGTGATTTTTCAGTTAAAGGAGTGACATCGATATCTGTGGACGTACATAAATATGGATTAGCACCCAAAGGAACAAGTGTAGTTTTGTACAGGAATCATGAGATTAGAAAG CATCAATTTGTTGCTG TAAGTGAATGGTCTGGTGGGCTTTACGTCTCTCCAACAATAGCTGGAAGCAGACCTGGTGGCTTGATTGCAGGGGCGTGGGCAGCAATGATATCTTTGGGAGAAGAAG GATATTTGCAGAATACAAAAGAGATCATGGAAGTGTCAAAGAGGGTACATAGAGG GATAAACGAAATTCCCGAGTTATTTGTCGTTGGAAAGCCAGACATGACAATTATAGCATTTGGGTCTTCTGTTATTGACATTTTTGAAGTCAATGACGTTATGTCATCAAAAGGCTGGCATTTGAATGCGTTGCAAAGACCTAGCTG TATTCACATCTGTGTGACGCTTCAACACGTATCGATAGCTGTCGACTTTCTCCAGGACCTGCAAGAATCTGTCAACACT GTAAAAAAGAATCCAGGTCCAATTAATGGAGGATTAGCTCCAATATATGGTGCAGCAGAGAGAATGACAGACAGATCTATGGTTCAGGAGTTGCTCATAAGTTACATGGATGGTACATGCTAG
- the LOC120068171 gene encoding sphingosine-1-phosphate lyase isoform X2 — translation MDSSVKSFFVEFRASANAFLSKYEPLALVFVPLLVLLLARLLQSFLDLVYERGLKATFLSFFMATIKLIPGVKRRIDSEKQKVVEKLQSSGNSKRESWRTELPMAGLGTEVIEKMKNEKQNDVVWQGKCSGTVYIGGSESEGHFSLINEACSMFAHTNPLHLDVFQSVVRFEAEVVAMTAALLGSKVEASGGQICGNMTSGGTESILLAVKSTRDYMKAKKGIKKPEMIIPESAHSAYDKAAQYFNIKLWRVRVDKEFKADVKAIRKFINRNTILIVGSAPGFPHGIIDPIVELGKLASSYGICLHVDFCLGGFVLPFARKLGYPIPPCDFSVKGVTSISVDVHKYGLAPKGTSVVLYRNHEIRKHQFVAVSEWSGGLYVSPTIAGSRPGGLIAGAWAAMISLGEEGYLQNTKEIMEVSKRVHRGINEIPELFVVGKPDMTIIAFGSSVIDIFEVNDVMSSKGWHLNALQRPSWSEFEAPLIHL, via the exons ATGGATTCTTCTGTCAAGTCGTTTTTTGTGGAATTCAGAGCCTCCGCCAATGCTTTCCTGTCCAAGTACGAGCCACTGGCTCTCGTTTTTGTCCCTCTTTTGGTCCTACTATTGGCTCGGTTGCTTCAGTCATTTCTGGATCTTGTTTACGAAAGAGGACTTAAAGCCACCTTCTTATCGTTCTTCATGGCCACGATTAA GTTAATTCCAGGGGTGAAACGTCGGATCGATTCTGAGAAGCAGAAG GTTGTGGAAAAATTACAATCCAGCGGTAATTCTAAAAGAGAAAGTTGGAGGACGGAGTTGCCAATGGCAGGCCTAGGAACTGAAGTCattgagaaaatgaaaaatgagaaacaaaaCGATGTGGTTTGGCAAGGCAAATGCTCCGGTACAGT CTACATTGGAGGATCTGAATCTGAAGGtcatttttctctcataaatgAGGCGTGTTCAAT gttTGCACATACAAATCCTTTGCATTTGGATGTATTTCAAAGTGTGGTGCGGTTTGAAGCTGAAGTAGTGGCCATGACTGCTGCTCTTCTTGGCAGTAAAGTGGAGGCTTCTGGAGGGCAAATCTGTGGAAACATGACATCCGGAGGAACCGAAAGCATACTATTGGCTGTGAAATCAACTCGTGACTATATGAAAGCCAAGAAGGGAATTAAAAAACCTGAAAT GATAATACCTGAGTCTGCACATTCAGCATATGATAAGGCTGCTCAATATTTTAATATCAAGCTGTGGCGTGTCCGCGTAGACAAAGAATTCAAAGCAGATGTCAAAGCTATTCGAAAATTTATCAACAGGAATACTATCTTG ATTGTTGGATCGGCACCTGGGTTTCCTCATGGAATCATTGATCCGATTGTT GAACTTGGGAAATTAGCTTCTAGCTATGGTATTTGTCTGCATGTTGACTTTTGTCTTGGCGGCTTTGTGTTGCCGTTTGCGCGTAAGCTTGG GTACCCAATTCCACCTTGTGATTTTTCAGTTAAAGGAGTGACATCGATATCTGTGGACGTACATAAATATGGATTAGCACCCAAAGGAACAAGTGTAGTTTTGTACAGGAATCATGAGATTAGAAAG CATCAATTTGTTGCTG TAAGTGAATGGTCTGGTGGGCTTTACGTCTCTCCAACAATAGCTGGAAGCAGACCTGGTGGCTTGATTGCAGGGGCGTGGGCAGCAATGATATCTTTGGGAGAAGAAG GATATTTGCAGAATACAAAAGAGATCATGGAAGTGTCAAAGAGGGTACATAGAGG GATAAACGAAATTCCCGAGTTATTTGTCGTTGGAAAGCCAGACATGACAATTATAGCATTTGGGTCTTCTGTTATTGACATTTTTGAAGTCAATGACGTTATGTCATCAAAAGGCTGGCATTTGAATGCGTTGCAAAGACCTAGCTG GTCGGAATTTGAAGCCCCACTCATTCATTTGTGA